From Paracoccus suum, the proteins below share one genomic window:
- the rpmG gene encoding 50S ribosomal protein L33 has translation MAKPTTVKIRLNSTAGTGFFYVTKKNARTMTDKMTVRKYDPVVRQHVEFKEGKIK, from the coding sequence ATGGCGAAACCGACCACCGTCAAGATCCGCCTGAACTCGACGGCGGGCACGGGTTTCTTCTACGTCACCAAGAAGAACGCACGCACCATGACCGACAAGATGACCGTGCGCAAATACGACCCCGTCGTGCGCCAGCATGTCGAGTTCAAGGAAGGCAAGATCAAGTAA
- a CDS encoding N-acetylmuramoyl-L-alanine amidase has product MASFAAARDRLCDPAAEVSAHWLIAEDGTTLAMVPEERRAWHAGAGAWRGEADVNSRSIGIELANPMDRPFPEPQMAALEGLLRGILTRWDLPPAAVIAHSDMAPERKDDPGPRFDWERLARQGLAAGQHGAVAADGPPLPETLDALGYPPTEAAARLTAFRLRHRPWGRGEEAAADRALAAAILSGL; this is encoded by the coding sequence ATGGCCAGCTTCGCAGCCGCGCGCGACAGGCTGTGTGACCCTGCGGCCGAGGTCAGCGCCCACTGGCTGATTGCCGAAGACGGGACCACGCTGGCCATGGTCCCCGAAGAACGCCGCGCCTGGCACGCCGGCGCCGGCGCGTGGCGCGGCGAGGCTGATGTCAACAGCCGTTCGATCGGTATCGAACTCGCCAACCCCATGGACCGCCCCTTCCCGGAGCCGCAAATGGCTGCACTGGAGGGGCTGTTGCGCGGAATCCTGACGCGTTGGGATCTGCCGCCGGCGGCGGTGATCGCCCATTCCGACATGGCGCCAGAGCGCAAGGACGATCCCGGCCCGCGCTTTGACTGGGAGCGGCTGGCGCGGCAGGGGCTGGCGGCGGGGCAGCATGGCGCCGTCGCAGCGGACGGGCCGCCGCTGCCGGAGACGCTGGACGCTCTCGGCTATCCCCCCACGGAAGCGGCGGCGCGGCTGACTGCCTTTCGCCTCCGCCACCGGCCTTGGGGACGTGGTGAGGAGGCGGCGGCGGACCGCGCCCTGGCCGCAGCGATCCTTTCAGGCCTTTAG